A region of the Thermogladius calderae 1633 genome:
GTTAATGGACGAAAAGCTTAGTAAGAACACGGTTCTGAGAACACCCCCGTTCATGGGCGGGGGCGTCTACCCTCACTACGTACCACCCGTAGTGAAGTACACAATATCGAGGGGCGAGTTCCTAACAGCTTACACACCCTACCAAGCCGAGATATCGCAGGGGCTTATGCAGGCTATCTTCGAGTACCAGAGCCTCATGGCCGAGCTTCTAGAAATGGACGTAGTGAACGCGTCGATGTACGACTGGGGCTCGGCACTGGCCGAAGCCGTTCTAATGGTCGCTAGAGTCAATAAAGGGAGGAGTAAGTTCCTCATACCGAAGAACACGAACCCGTTCCACAAGAGAGTGGTAGAAGCATACACCAGGCCCCACGGTATTAGGCTCGTGGAAGTAGGGTACGACAGGGTAACCGGTGAAGTCGACTTAGAGGACGTCAAAAGCAAATTAGACAGCGAGACGGCCGGCGTCTACGTCCAATACCCGAACTTCTTCGGGGTGATCGAGAGCGGTGTGAAGGAGGTGTTCGAGCTAGCACACGAGAGAGGGGCATTGACAGTCGCCGGGGTATACCCGGTATCCCTCGGCTTGCTCAAGCCACCGGGCGAGCTCGGAGCCGATATCGCGGTGGGCGAAGGCCAGTCCCTGGGTCTCGGAATGAACTATGGAGGACCCCACCTGGGGATATTCGCTGTCAGGTACGACATGAAGCTGATCAGGCAGATGCCCGGCAGGCTAATAGGCCTCACAACCACGAGGGACGGGAGCGAGAGGGCGTTCTCGATGGTCCTCCAGACAAGGGAGCAGCACATCAGGCGCGAGAAGGCGACCAGCAATATATGCACAAACGAGGCTCTAATGGCGATCGCCGCCGCGGTGTATATGTCGCTCCTGGGAGGTACCGGCTTGAGGAGGCTCTCCGAGATCAACTACTACAACGCCCACTACGCTCAGATGAAGCTGTCCGAGGCCGGCCTAGACACCAAGGTCTTCGAGTCAGACTTCTTCAACGAGTTCCCTGTTTCCTTCAACGGGGTCGGCTTGAGGTACAGGGAAGTCCACGAGGGGTTGCTGGCGAGGAGAATACACGGCGGGCTGTACGTCGGGGACTACTACCCCGAACTAGGCGAGACGGCCTTGTTCGCCTTCACGGAAGTGCACTCAAAGGACGACATCGACCTCCTAGCGGGCACACTGAGTGAAATCCTAAGAGGGGAAAGGGGGGTGCCGTGAGATGTTCAGGCAGGCCAAGTGGAACGAGCCAATAATTCTAGAGAACCCTGACAAGGGCTTCACGGGGCTCAGCCTAGACTCCTACAGCGACAGCACGTCTAGGGCCGTGGGCGAGATTAAAATACCAAAGGGCGTCCTCCGAGAAACCCCTCCTAGCATACCCGGTCTCCCCGAGGTCGAGGTGGTCAGGCACTATACACGGCTCTCTCAGATGTCCTACGGGGTCGACAACGGGCCGGTACCACTAGGATCCTGCACCATGAAGTACAACCCGAGGATAGCCTGGGAGATCGCATTCGACGAGAGGATCGCGAA
Encoded here:
- the gcvPA gene encoding aminomethyl-transferring glycine dehydrogenase subunit GcvPA — protein: MTPGHSQPWISTLNGKDVEKMLKTIGVKSVEELFSDIPETYRLKFEDWLRLDIGFGRPLSEVELKRLMDEKLSKNTVLRTPPFMGGGVYPHYVPPVVKYTISRGEFLTAYTPYQAEISQGLMQAIFEYQSLMAELLEMDVVNASMYDWGSALAEAVLMVARVNKGRSKFLIPKNTNPFHKRVVEAYTRPHGIRLVEVGYDRVTGEVDLEDVKSKLDSETAGVYVQYPNFFGVIESGVKEVFELAHERGALTVAGVYPVSLGLLKPPGELGADIAVGEGQSLGLGMNYGGPHLGIFAVRYDMKLIRQMPGRLIGLTTTRDGSERAFSMVLQTREQHIRREKATSNICTNEALMAIAAAVYMSLLGGTGLRRLSEINYYNAHYAQMKLSEAGLDTKVFESDFFNEFPVSFNGVGLRYREVHEGLLARRIHGGLYVGDYYPELGETALFAFTEVHSKDDIDLLAGTLSEILRGERGVP